The Deltaproteobacteria bacterium DNA window GCTACTTGCAGAGCCTACCCTAACTTTTCTATTCAGATACTCATGAAAAAGGAAAAGAATGATCAGCACCCGTGCCAGTGAAATCAGACCGTTCATTGTCATGGATGTGCTAGAGAAGGCCCAAGAACTGGAGCGAGCCGGCGAGCACATCATTCACCTGGAGGTGGGAGAGCCAGATTTCGACACACCCCGCTGTATTGCAGCAGCGGGTGAAAGAGCACTCCAGCAGGGAATGACTCACTATACTCACAGTCAGGGTCTGCTGGAACTGAGGCAGGCGATCTGTGAACACTATGCCCGGCAATACCAGGTCAGCATTTCCCCGGAGCGGGTAATTGTCACTTCTGGAACTTCTCCCGCTATGCTGCTGGTCTTTGGAACACTGCTGGAAAAAGGCGATGAGATCATCATCTCCAATCCCCACTATCCCTGCTATCCCAATTGCATTCATTTCGTTGGCGGCAAGACAGTTGCTATTCCTGTAGAGGCTGAGGATGGCTTTCAGTACCGTTCCGAGGATATCCGCAGCAGGCTGAGCAGTCGTACCAAAGGCATCCTGGTCAACTCACCAGCCAACCCTACGGGCAATCTGCTCGAAGAAGAGCGTCTGGCTGCCATTGCCCACATGGGGCCGGTGGTGATATCTGACGAGATCTATCATGGTCTGGTATATGAAGGGAAAGCCCAGTCTATTTTGCAGTTCAACGACAACAGCTTCGTCCTCAATGGCTTTTCCAAATTGTACGCCATGACAGGCTGGCGTCTTGGTTACCTCATCGCTCCGGAAC harbors:
- a CDS encoding pyridoxal phosphate-dependent aminotransferase yields the protein MISTRASEIRPFIVMDVLEKAQELERAGEHIIHLEVGEPDFDTPRCIAAAGERALQQGMTHYTHSQGLLELRQAICEHYARQYQVSISPERVIVTSGTSPAMLLVFGTLLEKGDEIIISNPHYPCYPNCIHFVGGKTVAIPVEAEDGFQYRSEDIRSRLSSRTKGILVNSPANPTGNLLEEERLAAIAHMGPVVISDEIYHGLVYEGKAQSILQFNDNSFVLNGFSKLYAMTGWRLGYLIAPEQFIRPMQKIQQNFFISVNTAAQIAGIEALTSPEAAREVERMKSIYDERRRYMIRRLKDMGFGIAVEPTGAFYILADARKFSGDSYRFAFDILHRAKVGVAPGIDFGSRAEGYLRFTYANSLENIAEGMDRLEHYLQSL